Below is a genomic region from candidate division KSB1 bacterium.
TAACCCGGCCAGAGCCCAAAAGCACATCAGGAAGGGTTCCTGGTACATGTTAGGGCTGGCGAACATGACTACTGAGAAAGCAAACAGCCCACCCAAGGCACCCAGCCCTATGTTTTGGATAAGGCCGGTAGCCCGCCACCCGAGGAGGAAAGCGTCTCGCAGAAGCCATAGAATCATGAGTACGAAGCAGAGGAGGGCAAAAGCTCCTCCCTCGGAAGACAGAAGTAAGTAGGAATTGTGCACCACCTGCATGAGTTCGTCCCAGGAGTCGAAGCCAATCGCTTCGGCGCGGGGATACACCTTTGGGACATACCTCCAGCTATTGTTCCTGTAGTTCCCGAGCCCGACTCCAAAAAGAGCCCGGTCCTTCGACATCTCCATGGCTACCCAACTCAGGGGTTTCCGCACATTGGCGGACCGCTTGCGCGCAGGATCCGTGAACTGCTTCTGTAGCACGGGCGCGTAACGCACGATGCCCAGCGCGCCTATGAGGACCAGGACGATCAGGGGTCCCTTGTAGCGCGCGATAAGCTTGGCCCGCATCTTGAGCAGGGGCAGACCAAATGCCACGACAACACCCATGCCGGTGCCTAGCCATCCGGCCCGGGCGTAGGAGCCCAGAAGGCCCCCGAGTACAATCAGGAAACCTGCGGTGAAAAGACCCCTTTTCCAGGGAGGACGGAAGGGATGAGTAACCAGCAGGCGGACGGTCAGAGGAGCAAGCATGGCGACATACTCGCCAAACATGGTGGGATGTGCAAAAAGCCCCGTAGCCCTCCAGGCTATCCTTTGCTCGCCCAGGAACGCCAATCCGGCGTAGCCTCTTCGCCACTGCAGAAAAGCAACGAACCCTTCCCAGAACACCCCGGCCACAAGGGCCCAAAGAATGCGACGGAAGCGCGCCGGCTGAAGACTGGCCGAGAACACCACCACAAACATCAAGTATCCGCGCAAAAACCGCGTCCATTCGCTCAGGGCTACGCTGCGCGAACTCGGATACTGGGCGACGAGGGAGCTGATGAGGAGCCAGGCCAGAAACAAGACGAAAGGAATACCCAAACCCCTGGGACTCCAGCGCAAGCGCTCCCTCGACGACGCAAGGAACAGAAACAGGGCCCCCAACAGGAAGAAGTCCGAGACAAACAACCCGTTGTAGTAGTAGACGATCAGACCGATTTGGAGGGGACAGAATGCCACGGCAAGCGCCACCAGCCACCCCAGTGGGTCCGGTGTGCTGAAAGCCCACACGTAGCCCCCGAGAACGATCAAGATCTCCGCGACAATGCGCACGGGCTTGTCTCCGCTACCTCAGGTTCTCGTCACACCCGGCGGGCAAGGACGTAGCCGAGAGCCATGGCCGAGGCAAAGGCCATAGCTGCGCCCAGGGCACCCGCCCGGTAAGCGCCGTAAACCACCGCCACCACGGTCACGACGGTCGTAAGCGCAACGGTCCTCAATGTTGGAACCATGCCGTGTATGGCCATCACGCGGGTGTTCTCGAGAAGAAGAAACGAGTAAAGCACCGTCCCGGGAAACAGGATGCGCAAGATCGGTAGAGCGCCCAGGTACGCTGAACCGAAAAGAATCACGATTAGCGGCCGGGCAAAGAGCTCGACCAGGAGCACCATAGGCAGAAAGGTCAATAGGGCCGAGGTGTGAACGGCTCGCCAATGCCTGCGGAGGGCCGCGCCATCGTGGAGAACCTCTCCCACCTGCGAGGCCAGGGAGGGTAGTGCAAAGGACATGAACGCCAGGGCCAGAAAGTACGGCACCTTAGCGATCGAACCTGCAACCGTGTACAACCCCGCCTGATAGTCCGTCCCGAAATAGCGCACGCACCACAGGTCCACGCTGGGCAGGAGAGAGGTCAGGAGGCCGTAGACAACGTTCCATCGGGAAAAGCTCCAGAATTCTTCGGCCTCGGACCACTCGCTGAGCCCCAGCTGGGCTCGGCTGACGAAGGCCATCCCCACAGCGGCACCCACTGCTGAGGCCAGGGCATTGGCCAGAAGAGCGCCCTCCGCGCGCAGGCCCATCCCTATCAGGACAATGGTCAGCACGCATTTGCCCAGGGCATAGCCCGTGATCATCCAGAAGAGATCGCCAAATCGCTTTAGGCCGTGGAGAACCCCATTGACGTACCAGTAGGCCGCGTAGAGCAAGACGTCGAGGAAAGCGATCTGGAAGAGAAAGGTATACGACGAATCCCTCAATGCCCGCGCAAGCAAAGGCGAGGACAGAAAGGAAGCCGCGAACACCAGCAACGCGAACCGGAGCTGAGCAGGGGTCGTGGCTAGGACAATTGTCCGGGCACTCTGGGGGCGCATCGCCACGTATCTCCGCAAAGCCTGGGGCGCCCCGTCAATGATCAGCACCTCAATCCACGTGAGGATGGACATCACCACGCCAAACCGACCGGTCTCTTCCGGCCCCAGGCTGCGCGCAACGAACACATTCGTGACGTAGCCCAGGAGCACCAGGCTTGCCTGGCCGGCCACGAGGTAGAGAAGCCCCACTTGCTCCCGTAGCGGTCCTACCCAGCGGCGGGGCCGCCATCGTCCTCGGAGGCCCGGAGTGAACCGGGTCACGGTAACACCCCCGTACCGTTCCGCGGATCCCAGGCCATTTCTCCCCTCGCAGGAGCGCCGGAGGGGCGACCAGGGGAGACCACGGCGGCCTTCTCCCCCCAGGGAGTGGCTTTCGGATCCCTCAGCGTGGAGAGAGCTGTGGAGCTGTTCCCACAGTCCTCAGGCGGCCAGCAGTACACATCTACAGTCTCGTACGGGTCCTGCCAGGCCGATCGGAAATTCTGCCGGACAAAAGAGGCGATGTCCGGGGGCACGTATCCGGCCTTCGAGAAGCGGTAGCGGTCGACAATGACCCACAGATGACCCGGAAGCGAGTCCAGAACCGCACACAATTGCCCCAGGCTTCCCACATTCGCGGCCCCGGAGTAGAAGTCGATTTTTCCGACGCGGGACGTATCTGTCCATTCCAGGTCGCCCCGCGCATTTGCCAGATTGAGGTTATACTCACATCGGCCCAGGTAATACTGGACGGTGAGGGGCAGCGTGGACATGATTCGGTCTCCCTGGCGCAGGTGCTGCTGCACGAAGCGCGTCGCCCCTTTCCAGTTGTTGTGTCCTTCGGCCCCGTTGTCACCCGCCTCCCCAATCTGCGACACCTTGATCCCGTAGCGGAACCACACCGTCAGAGG
It encodes:
- a CDS encoding O-antigen ligase family protein, whose product is MRIVAEILIVLGGYVWAFSTPDPLGWLVALAVAFCPLQIGLIVYYYNGLFVSDFFLLGALFLFLASSRERLRWSPRGLGIPFVLFLAWLLISSLVAQYPSSRSVALSEWTRFLRGYLMFVVVFSASLQPARFRRILWALVAGVFWEGFVAFLQWRRGYAGLAFLGEQRIAWRATGLFAHPTMFGEYVAMLAPLTVRLLVTHPFRPPWKRGLFTAGFLIVLGGLLGSYARAGWLGTGMGVVVAFGLPLLKMRAKLIARYKGPLIVLVLIGALGIVRYAPVLQKQFTDPARKRSANVRKPLSWVAMEMSKDRALFGVGLGNYRNNSWRYVPKVYPRAEAIGFDSWDELMQVVHNSYLLLSSEGGAFALLCFVLMILWLLRDAFLLGWRATGLIQNIGLGALGGLFAFSVVMFASPNMYQEPFLMCFWALAGL
- a CDS encoding oligosaccharide flippase family protein, whose translation is MTRFTPGLRGRWRPRRWVGPLREQVGLLYLVAGQASLVLLGYVTNVFVARSLGPEETGRFGVVMSILTWIEVLIIDGAPQALRRYVAMRPQSARTIVLATTPAQLRFALLVFAASFLSSPLLARALRDSSYTFLFQIAFLDVLLYAAYWYVNGVLHGLKRFGDLFWMITGYALGKCVLTIVLIGMGLRAEGALLANALASAVGAAVGMAFVSRAQLGLSEWSEAEEFWSFSRWNVVYGLLTSLLPSVDLWCVRYFGTDYQAGLYTVAGSIAKVPYFLALAFMSFALPSLASQVGEVLHDGAALRRHWRAVHTSALLTFLPMVLLVELFARPLIVILFGSAYLGALPILRILFPGTVLYSFLLLENTRVMAIHGMVPTLRTVALTTVVTVVAVVYGAYRAGALGAAMAFASAMALGYVLARRV